One Neovison vison isolate M4711 chromosome 2, ASM_NN_V1, whole genome shotgun sequence genomic window carries:
- the GMEB1 gene encoding glucocorticoid modulatory element-binding protein 1 isoform X1 — MANAEVSVPVGDVVVVPTEGNEGENPEDTKTQVILQLQPVQQGLFIDGHFYNRIYEPGSENNTAVVAVETHTIHKIEEGIDASTIEANEDMEIAYPITCGESKAILLWKKFVCPGINVKCVKFNDQLISPKHFVHLAGKSTLKDWKRAIRLGGIMLRKMMDSGQIDFYQHDKVCSNTCRSTKFDLLISSARAPVPGQQTSVVQTPTSADGSITQIAISEESMEEAGLEWNSALTAAVTMATEEGVKKDSEEISEDTLMFWKGIADVGLMEEVVCNIQKEIEELLRGVQQRLIQAPFQVTDAAVLNNVAHTFGLMDTVKKVLDNRRNQVEQGEEQFLYTLTELERQLEEQKKQAQDHRLKSQTVQNVVLMPVSTPKPPKRPRLQRPASTTVLSPSPPVQQPQFTVISPITITPVGQSFSMGNIPVATLSQGSSPVTVHTLPSGPQLFRYATVVSSAKSSSPDTVTIHPSSSLALLSSTAMQDGSTLGNMTTMVSPVELVAMESGLTSAIQAVESTSEDGQTIIEIDPAPDPEAEDTEGKAVILETELRTEEKVVAEMEDHQHQVHNVEIVVLED; from the exons ATGGCTAATGCGGAAGTGAGTGTCCCAGTGGGGGATGTGGTTGTGGTACCCActgaaggaaatgaaggagagaacCCTGAAGACACTAAAACCCAAGTGATCTTGCAGTTACAGCCTGTGCAGCAAGG TTTGTTTATCGATGGACACTTTTACAACAGGATTTATGAACCTGGGTCCGAGAACAACACAGCAGTTGTGGCAGTAGAAACTCACACGATTCACAAAATTGAAGAAGGGATTG atGCAAGCACTATAGAAGCAAATGAGGATATGGAAATTGCTTACCCCATAACTTGTGGGGAGAGCAAAGCCATTCTCCTCTGGAAGAAGTTTGTATGTCCAGGAATAAATGTGAAGTGTGTCAAG ttCAATGATCAGTTGATCAGCCCCAAGCATTTTGTACATCTGGCTGGCAAGTCCACCCTAAAAGACTGGAAGAGAGCCATTCGTCTGGGTGGAATCATGCTCAG GAAAATGATGGACTCCGGACAGATTGATTTTTACCAACATGACAAAGTTTGCTCCAATACCTGCAGAAGCACCAAGTTTGATCTTCTGATCAGCAGTGCAAGAGCTCCAGTGCCTGGACAGCAGACAAGTGTGGTGCAGACACCCACTTCGGCTGATG GTAGCATCACACAGATTGCCATCTCAGAAGAGAGCATGGAAGAGGCAGGGCTGGAATGGAATTCCGCTCTCACTGCTGCTGTCACCATGGCTACAGAGGAGGGTGTGAAGAAGGACTCAGAGGAAATTTCAG AGGACACTTTGATGTTCTGGAAAGGAATAGCTGATGTAGGGCTGATGGAAGAGGTTGTCTGCAATATACAGAAGGAAATAGAGGAGCTACTCAGGGGAGTTCAGCAGCGGCTCATACAAGCTCCCTTCCAGGTAACAG aTGCTGCTGTTCTCAACAATGTAGCACATACATTTGGCCTAATGGACACAGTGAAGAAGGTATTGGACAACAGAAGGAACCAAGTAGAGCAGGGAGAAGAGCAGTTTCTCTATACTCTGACAG aGTTGGAACGCCAGCTGGAAGAGCAGAAGAAGCAAGCTCAGGATCACAGGCTGAAATCCCAGACAGTTCAAAATGTGGTACTGATGCCTGTGAGCACTCCCAAGCCTCCAAAAAGGCCCCGGCTCCAGCGGCCAGCTTCCACCACAGTCCTGAGCCCTTCTCCTCCGGTCCAGCAGCCTCAGTTCACAGTCATCTCCCCCATCACCATCACCCCAGTGGGCCAGTCATTTTCCATGGGCAATATTCCAGTGGCCACCCTCAGCCAGGGCTCCAGTCCTGTGACTGTTCACACACTGCCTTCTGGCCCTCAGCTCTTCCGCTATGCCACAGTGGTCTCCTCTGCCAAGAGCAGCTCCCCAGACACAGTGACCATCCACCCCTCGTCTAGCTTGGCACTGCTAAGCTCCACCGCCATGCAGGATGGGAGTACCCTGGGCAACATGACCACCATGGTGAGCCCCGTGGAGCTGGTGGCCATGGAATCCGGCCTCACCTCAGCAATCCAGGCTGTTGAAAGCACCTCGGAGGATGGGCAGACCATCATTGAGATTGACCCGGCCCCAGATCCAGAGGCTGAGGATACTGAGGGCAAAGCAGTCATTttggagacagagctgaggactGAGGAGAAAGTTGTGGCTGAGATGGAAGACCACCAGCATCAAGTCCACAATGTGGAGATTGTGGTCTTAGAGGATTAA
- the GMEB1 gene encoding glucocorticoid modulatory element-binding protein 1 isoform X2, translated as MANAEVSVPVGDVVVVPTEGNEGENPEDTKTQVILQLQPVQQGIYEPGSENNTAVVAVETHTIHKIEEGIDASTIEANEDMEIAYPITCGESKAILLWKKFVCPGINVKCVKFNDQLISPKHFVHLAGKSTLKDWKRAIRLGGIMLRKMMDSGQIDFYQHDKVCSNTCRSTKFDLLISSARAPVPGQQTSVVQTPTSADGSITQIAISEESMEEAGLEWNSALTAAVTMATEEGVKKDSEEISEDTLMFWKGIADVGLMEEVVCNIQKEIEELLRGVQQRLIQAPFQVTDAAVLNNVAHTFGLMDTVKKVLDNRRNQVEQGEEQFLYTLTELERQLEEQKKQAQDHRLKSQTVQNVVLMPVSTPKPPKRPRLQRPASTTVLSPSPPVQQPQFTVISPITITPVGQSFSMGNIPVATLSQGSSPVTVHTLPSGPQLFRYATVVSSAKSSSPDTVTIHPSSSLALLSSTAMQDGSTLGNMTTMVSPVELVAMESGLTSAIQAVESTSEDGQTIIEIDPAPDPEAEDTEGKAVILETELRTEEKVVAEMEDHQHQVHNVEIVVLED; from the exons ATGGCTAATGCGGAAGTGAGTGTCCCAGTGGGGGATGTGGTTGTGGTACCCActgaaggaaatgaaggagagaacCCTGAAGACACTAAAACCCAAGTGATCTTGCAGTTACAGCCTGTGCAGCAAGG GATTTATGAACCTGGGTCCGAGAACAACACAGCAGTTGTGGCAGTAGAAACTCACACGATTCACAAAATTGAAGAAGGGATTG atGCAAGCACTATAGAAGCAAATGAGGATATGGAAATTGCTTACCCCATAACTTGTGGGGAGAGCAAAGCCATTCTCCTCTGGAAGAAGTTTGTATGTCCAGGAATAAATGTGAAGTGTGTCAAG ttCAATGATCAGTTGATCAGCCCCAAGCATTTTGTACATCTGGCTGGCAAGTCCACCCTAAAAGACTGGAAGAGAGCCATTCGTCTGGGTGGAATCATGCTCAG GAAAATGATGGACTCCGGACAGATTGATTTTTACCAACATGACAAAGTTTGCTCCAATACCTGCAGAAGCACCAAGTTTGATCTTCTGATCAGCAGTGCAAGAGCTCCAGTGCCTGGACAGCAGACAAGTGTGGTGCAGACACCCACTTCGGCTGATG GTAGCATCACACAGATTGCCATCTCAGAAGAGAGCATGGAAGAGGCAGGGCTGGAATGGAATTCCGCTCTCACTGCTGCTGTCACCATGGCTACAGAGGAGGGTGTGAAGAAGGACTCAGAGGAAATTTCAG AGGACACTTTGATGTTCTGGAAAGGAATAGCTGATGTAGGGCTGATGGAAGAGGTTGTCTGCAATATACAGAAGGAAATAGAGGAGCTACTCAGGGGAGTTCAGCAGCGGCTCATACAAGCTCCCTTCCAGGTAACAG aTGCTGCTGTTCTCAACAATGTAGCACATACATTTGGCCTAATGGACACAGTGAAGAAGGTATTGGACAACAGAAGGAACCAAGTAGAGCAGGGAGAAGAGCAGTTTCTCTATACTCTGACAG aGTTGGAACGCCAGCTGGAAGAGCAGAAGAAGCAAGCTCAGGATCACAGGCTGAAATCCCAGACAGTTCAAAATGTGGTACTGATGCCTGTGAGCACTCCCAAGCCTCCAAAAAGGCCCCGGCTCCAGCGGCCAGCTTCCACCACAGTCCTGAGCCCTTCTCCTCCGGTCCAGCAGCCTCAGTTCACAGTCATCTCCCCCATCACCATCACCCCAGTGGGCCAGTCATTTTCCATGGGCAATATTCCAGTGGCCACCCTCAGCCAGGGCTCCAGTCCTGTGACTGTTCACACACTGCCTTCTGGCCCTCAGCTCTTCCGCTATGCCACAGTGGTCTCCTCTGCCAAGAGCAGCTCCCCAGACACAGTGACCATCCACCCCTCGTCTAGCTTGGCACTGCTAAGCTCCACCGCCATGCAGGATGGGAGTACCCTGGGCAACATGACCACCATGGTGAGCCCCGTGGAGCTGGTGGCCATGGAATCCGGCCTCACCTCAGCAATCCAGGCTGTTGAAAGCACCTCGGAGGATGGGCAGACCATCATTGAGATTGACCCGGCCCCAGATCCAGAGGCTGAGGATACTGAGGGCAAAGCAGTCATTttggagacagagctgaggactGAGGAGAAAGTTGTGGCTGAGATGGAAGACCACCAGCATCAAGTCCACAATGTGGAGATTGTGGTCTTAGAGGATTAA